Proteins co-encoded in one Conger conger chromosome 4, fConCon1.1, whole genome shotgun sequence genomic window:
- the msl2b gene encoding E3 ubiquitin-protein ligase MSL2b yields the protein MNPVNATALYVSACRSVLQCDPRDPQSFAELCKLLPFFRQSLSCLVCGNLLQDPIAPTNSSCQHYVCKACKGKKMMMKPSCSWCKDYEQFEENKQLCILVECYRKLCEYITESPLAQQIASVVGGSSDILAMLREGLSLTEVKPEETEVCLSPDLSHSPSPSTSEEQSAAQLEAPGELPEAPLTPPSVNGLHDCNGLTTADELAAILPSPGTAASVAIDVCGTVAVVEEEEDEDEEEEELKVESFSREIPVCEAVAAGELCTDGIHICSFGEDIKHGSDPLLLSVEEVLRSLEPDPDPDLLAEDEPEVLSPSCLQASGTLNGPFLEAHRQPSLPMDSGAFAPCHLQPPLSGMSCSAATPRARPNRKRSRSESDSEKIQPLPISTIIRGPPLGTAPIAIKREPKALVQPVAAVPNGGAPKVTKTLLLSSKGIKKAPEHGAKKAYTKAKQGVPKTKDKIRERTPNNSLIPGSPTKVVYKKPQEKKGCKCGRATQNPSVLTCRGQRCPCYSNRKACLDCICRGCQNSYMANGEKKLEAFAVPEKALEQTRLTLGINVTSIAVRNAGASPSVLNVTAGSPVTSFLATSPHDDKSFDETLDMRFDC from the exons ATGAACCCGGTGAATGCCACCGCTCTCTACGTGTCAGCTTGTCGTTCGGTGCTGCAGTGTGATCCGCGGGACCCTCAGTCCTTTGCCGAGCTTTGTAAGCTCCTGCCTTTTTTCAGGCAGTCCCTCTCATGCCTCGTTTGCG gGAATCTGCTGCAAGATCCTATAGCTCCCACTAACTCCTCTTGCCAGCACTATGTTTGCAAAGCCTGCAAGGGaaagaagatgatgatgaagcCATCGTGTAGCTGGTGTAAGGACTACGAGCAGTTTGAGGAAAACAAGCAGCTCTGCATCCTGGTGGAGTGTTACAGGAAGCTCTGCGAGTACATCACCGAGTCGCCCCTGGCCCAGCAGATCGCCAGCGTTGTCGGTGGCTCGTCTGACATTTTGGCTATGCTGAGAGAGGGCCTGTCGTTGACTGAGGTGAAACCCGAAGAGACCGAGGTCTGCCTGTCGCCCGACCTGTCACATTCCCCGAGTCCCTCCACTTCAGAGGAGCAAAGCGCGGCCCAGCTGGAGGCCCCCGGCGAACTCCCGGAGGCCCCGCTGACGCCGCCGAGCGTCAACGGGCTGCATGACTGCAACGGCCTGACCACGGCGGATGagctggcggccattttgcccTCCCCGGGGACGGCGGCATCTGTCGCAATTGACGTGTGCGGCACGGTGgcggtggtggaggaggaggaggatgaggacgaggaggaggaagagctgaAGGTGGAGAGTTTCAGCCGTGAGATTCCCGTCTGCGAGGCGGTGGCAGCGGGAGAACTGTGCACGGACGGCATCCACATATGCAGCTTCGGCGAGGACATTAAGCACGGGAGCGACCCTCTGCTGCTGAGCGTGGAGGAGGTGCTTCGGAGCCTCGAACCTGACCCCGACCCCGACCTGCTAGCTGAGGACGAGCCTGAGGTCCTGTCCCCCTCCTGCTTGCAGGCCTCTGGGACCCTCAACGGGCCTTTCCTCGAGGCGCACCGGCAGCCTTCCCTCCCCATGGACTCTGGGGCCTTCGCCCCCTGTCATCTACAGCCCCCCCTGTCTGGGATGTCCTGCTCCGCCGCCACGCCCAGGGCACGGCCCAACAGGAAGCGCTCGCGGTCGGAAAGCGACAGCGAGAAGATCCAGCCCCTGCCCATCTCCACCATCATCCGGGGCCCGCCCCTCGGCACAGCGCCCATTGCGATCAAGCGGGAGCCCAAGGCCTTGGTCCAGCCTGTAGCCGCGGTTCCCAACGGCGGGGCGCCTAAGGTCACCAAGACCCTACTGTTGTCCAGCAAGGGCATTAAGAAAGCCCCTGAACATGGGGCCAAGAAGGCCTACACCAAGGCCAAGCAGGGGGTCCCTAAGACCAAGGACAAGATTAGAGAGAGGACCCCCAACAATAGCTTGATTCCAGGGAGCCCCACAAAAGTGGTCTACAAGAAGCCCCAGGAGAAGAAGGGCTGTAAGTGCGGCCGGGCCACCCAAAACCCAAGTGTTCTTACGTGCCGCGGCCAGCGGTGCCCGTGCTACTCCAACCGCAAGGCCTGCCTGGACTGCATCTGCCGGGGCTGCCAGAACTCCTACATGGCCAACGGCGAGAAGAAGCTGGAGGCCTTCGCAGTGCCGGAGAAGGCCCTGGAGCAGACCCGGCTCACGCTAGGCATTAATGTCACCAGTATCGCCGTGCGGAACGCAGGTGCCAGCCCCAGCGTCCTCAATGTCACGGCCGGTTCCCCCGTCACTTCGTTCCTGGCCACCAGCCCTCATGACGACAAGAGCTTTGATGAAACTCTCGACATGAGGTTTGACTGCTGA